From a region of the Streptomyces sp. B21-083 genome:
- a CDS encoding sialidase family protein, translating into MGFTSVPFAASSFGYASYRIPVLTLAPDGSLLALAEGRKASSADSGEIDIVQRRSTDGGLTWGPQSIVTSHGVNTAGNPAIVTDPASGDLVLLSCGNLGSVSEADIMKGLATRQVYVQRSTDSGATWTTPADITSQVKASWMRWYATGPGRGVAVSQGDRAGRLVIPADHSRIPAAGTTDTGAELKYLGAHGVVSDDGGHTWRIAYTSSTPNGAINENETAIAELPDGRLYANCRDQGGTVPGTRADTWSTDGGNTLQSAFRVQAGITTPAVHGSLLQVPDGPLLYAGPEHPDGRVAMAVRRSDDAGRTWWTCRKISGLHAAYSSMAMLTPDMVGLLYETGDWGPYDRIELTAVPVSEL; encoded by the coding sequence GTGGGTTTCACGTCCGTTCCGTTCGCCGCCAGCTCCTTCGGTTACGCCTCGTACCGCATCCCCGTCTTGACCCTGGCGCCCGACGGCTCGCTGCTCGCTCTGGCCGAGGGACGCAAAGCCAGCAGCGCCGACTCCGGTGAGATCGACATCGTCCAGCGTCGCTCCACCGACGGCGGCCTCACGTGGGGGCCGCAGTCGATCGTCACCAGCCACGGCGTCAACACGGCCGGCAACCCGGCCATCGTCACCGACCCTGCATCCGGGGATCTCGTGCTCCTGTCCTGCGGCAACTTGGGCAGCGTCAGCGAGGCGGACATCATGAAGGGGCTGGCGACCCGGCAGGTGTATGTCCAGCGCAGCACGGACTCCGGCGCCACGTGGACGACGCCCGCCGACATCACGTCGCAGGTCAAGGCCAGTTGGATGCGCTGGTACGCGACCGGACCGGGCCGCGGCGTCGCCGTATCCCAGGGCGACCGTGCGGGGCGGCTGGTCATTCCCGCCGACCACTCCCGCATCCCGGCAGCCGGCACCACGGACACCGGGGCCGAGCTCAAGTACCTGGGTGCGCACGGTGTGGTGAGCGACGACGGCGGCCACACCTGGCGCATCGCCTACACCTCATCGACCCCGAACGGTGCGATCAACGAGAACGAGACCGCCATCGCCGAGTTGCCCGACGGGCGCCTGTACGCGAACTGCCGTGACCAGGGCGGCACCGTACCGGGCACCCGCGCAGACACCTGGTCCACCGACGGCGGCAACACCCTGCAGTCCGCGTTCCGGGTCCAGGCCGGCATCACCACACCAGCCGTCCACGGCAGCCTTCTCCAAGTCCCCGACGGGCCACTCCTGTACGCGGGGCCGGAGCATCCCGACGGGCGGGTCGCGATGGCGGTCCGCCGGAGCGACGACGCCGGCCGGACGTGGTGGACCTGCCGCAAGATCTCCGGCCTGCACGCGGCGTACTCCTCGATGGCGATGCTCACCCCGGACATGGTGGGCCTGCTGTACGAGACCGGCGACTGGGGGCCGTATGACCGGATCGAACTGACCGCCGTGCCTGTCTCGGAACTCTGA